A section of the Pseudomonas sp. Q1-7 genome encodes:
- the phnN gene encoding phosphonate metabolism protein/1,5-bisphosphokinase (PRPP-forming) PhnN — protein MKGRLIYLIGPSGAGKDSLLDALRVDLDGQGCRVARRVITRSAEARGELAEAVSPQAFAEREARGDFAMSWYANGLSYGIPRVIDDWLEAGEDVLVNGSRGYLPEARRRYPHLLAVLLTVEDEVLRRRLHARGRESAEEIEARLARNAGFADTLLAGENPDLCLLDNSGSLTQTCQRLLQLIEDHRPIAWPDSA, from the coding sequence ATGAAAGGCAGGCTCATTTATCTCATTGGCCCTTCCGGTGCCGGCAAGGACAGCCTGCTCGACGCCTTGCGTGTCGACCTGGACGGACAGGGCTGCCGCGTCGCGCGCCGGGTCATTACCCGCTCGGCCGAGGCCCGCGGCGAATTGGCCGAGGCGGTCAGCCCCCAGGCGTTCGCCGAACGCGAGGCCCGAGGCGATTTCGCCATGAGCTGGTATGCCAACGGCCTTTCCTACGGTATTCCCCGGGTGATCGACGACTGGCTGGAGGCGGGCGAGGACGTCCTGGTGAACGGCTCCCGTGGCTACCTGCCGGAAGCGCGCCGCCGCTACCCTCATCTGCTGGCCGTGCTGCTGACGGTGGAGGACGAGGTCCTGCGCCGCCGCCTGCATGCCCGTGGCCGCGAGTCCGCGGAGGAGATCGAGGCCCGCCTGGCGCGCAATGCCGGCTTCGCCGACACCCTGCTGGCCGGCGAGAATCCCGACCTCTGCCTGCTGGACAACTCCGGTTCCCTCACCCAGACCTGCCAGCGCCTGCTGCAGCTCATCGAGGATCACCGCCCCATCGCCTGGCCGGATTCCGCCTGA
- a CDS encoding indolepyruvate ferredoxin oxidoreductase family protein: MSLAEIRLDDKYRLETGHLYLTGTQALTRLPMLQKQRDKAHGLNTACFISGYRGSPLGNLDKSLWEAKSFLKENHVHFQPGVNEELAATACWGSQQTSLFPGAKYDGVFSMWYGKGPGVDRCGDVFKHGNSAGVAPHGGVLLLAGDDHGCKSSSIANQSEHAFIGASIPVLNPANVQEILDYGIIGWELSRYSGCWVALKTIAENVDSSAVVEVDPLRVEVKIPDDFELPEDGVHIRWPDPPLAQEKRLNMYKIYAARAFARANNLNQVMLDSPNPRLGIITTGKSYLDVRQALNDLGLDEELCARVGLRVLKVGMSWPLEPISVHEFAEGLDEILVVEEKRSIIEDQVTGQLYNWPVDKRPRVVGEFDEEGNSLLPNLSELTPAMIARVIAKRLAPIYSSEQIESRLAFLAAKEKALAAPKHTTTRTPHFCSGCPHNSSTKLPEGSRAQGGIGCHYMTQWMDRNTDTYTQMGGEGATWIGQAPFTDTPHIFQNLGDGTYFHSGQLALRAAVAAGVNITYKILYNDAVAMTGGQPIDGELRVDQLSQQVFAEGVKRIALVSDEPEKYPNRATFAPIVTFHHRRELDAVQRELREFKGVSVMIYDQTCATEKRRRRKRGKLVDPAKRAFINPAVCEGCGDCSVKSNCLSVLPLETELGRKRQIDQNACNKDFSCVEGFCPSFVTVHGGSLRKPEAAGAKALFVALPEPRQPSLERPWNILLPGVGGSGVTTVGALLGMAAHIEGKGCTVLDQAGLAQKFGPVITHIRIAARQDDIYAVRIAAGETDLLLGCDLVVAASEEALAKLNERIAHAVVNSHEAATAEFTRNPDAQVPGAAMREALAEAVGESKTHFVDATRLATRLLGDSIATNLFMLGYAYQRGLVPISAEAIDKAIELNGVSVVLNQQAFLWGRRAAHDLVAVEKLAKPAEVEAPRCETVEEIVQYRADHLRAYQDAAYAERYRALVERVRQADSGEDKALTRAVARYYAKLLAYKDEYEVARLYSDSAFRKQLEAQFEGDYHLEFHLAPSWLAKPDPLTGEPRKRRFGPWMLKAFGVLAGFRFLRGTAFDLFGYSHERKLERELIGEYEALVTLILKELKPSNYATAVALAELPEQIRGYGPVKERALAKVREQEKQLRARLTANEIQVLHLFDPAA; encoded by the coding sequence ATGTCTCTGGCCGAGATCCGCCTGGATGACAAATACCGCCTCGAAACCGGTCACCTCTACCTCACCGGCACCCAGGCCCTCACCCGCCTGCCGATGCTGCAGAAGCAACGGGACAAGGCCCACGGCCTGAACACCGCCTGCTTCATTTCCGGCTACCGGGGATCGCCGCTGGGCAACCTCGACAAGAGCCTCTGGGAGGCCAAGTCCTTCCTCAAGGAAAACCACGTCCACTTCCAGCCCGGCGTCAACGAAGAACTGGCCGCCACCGCATGCTGGGGCAGCCAGCAGACCAGCCTGTTCCCGGGTGCCAAGTACGACGGCGTGTTTTCCATGTGGTACGGCAAGGGGCCGGGCGTGGACCGCTGCGGCGACGTCTTCAAGCACGGCAACTCCGCCGGCGTTGCGCCCCATGGTGGTGTTCTGCTGCTGGCCGGCGACGACCACGGCTGCAAGTCCTCCAGCATCGCCAACCAGAGCGAGCACGCCTTCATCGGCGCCTCCATCCCGGTGCTGAACCCGGCCAACGTCCAGGAAATCCTCGATTACGGCATCATCGGCTGGGAGCTGTCGCGCTACAGCGGCTGCTGGGTCGCCCTGAAGACCATCGCCGAGAACGTCGACTCCTCCGCCGTGGTGGAAGTCGATCCGCTGCGGGTCGAGGTGAAGATTCCGGACGATTTCGAACTGCCCGAAGACGGTGTGCACATCCGCTGGCCGGACCCGCCCCTGGCGCAGGAAAAGCGCCTGAACATGTACAAGATCTACGCCGCGCGCGCCTTCGCTCGCGCCAACAACCTCAATCAGGTGATGCTCGACTCGCCCAACCCGCGCCTCGGCATCATCACCACCGGCAAGTCCTATCTTGACGTGCGCCAGGCCCTGAACGACCTGGGCCTGGACGAGGAACTCTGCGCCAGGGTCGGCCTGCGCGTGCTCAAGGTCGGCATGAGCTGGCCGCTGGAGCCCATCTCCGTCCACGAGTTCGCCGAAGGCCTGGATGAAATCCTGGTGGTGGAAGAGAAGCGCAGCATCATCGAGGATCAGGTCACCGGCCAGCTCTACAACTGGCCCGTGGACAAGCGTCCGCGTGTGGTAGGTGAGTTCGACGAAGAGGGCAATTCCCTGTTGCCCAACCTCAGCGAGCTGACCCCGGCCATGATCGCCCGGGTCATCGCCAAGCGCCTGGCGCCGATCTACTCCAGCGAGCAGATCGAATCCCGCCTGGCCTTCCTCGCCGCCAAGGAAAAGGCCCTGGCCGCGCCCAAGCACACCACCACCCGCACCCCGCACTTCTGCTCCGGCTGCCCGCACAACAGCTCCACCAAGCTGCCGGAAGGCAGCCGCGCCCAGGGCGGCATCGGCTGCCACTACATGACGCAGTGGATGGACCGCAACACCGACACCTACACCCAGATGGGCGGGGAGGGCGCCACCTGGATCGGTCAGGCCCCCTTCACCGACACCCCACACATCTTCCAGAACCTGGGTGACGGCACTTATTTCCATTCCGGTCAGTTGGCCCTGCGCGCGGCCGTCGCCGCCGGGGTCAACATCACCTACAAGATCCTCTACAACGACGCCGTGGCCATGACCGGCGGCCAGCCCATCGACGGTGAGCTGCGCGTCGACCAGCTCAGCCAGCAGGTCTTCGCCGAGGGCGTGAAGCGCATCGCCCTGGTCTCCGACGAGCCGGAGAAGTACCCGAACCGCGCCACCTTCGCGCCCATCGTGACCTTCCACCACCGCCGCGAGCTGGACGCCGTGCAGCGTGAGCTGCGCGAGTTCAAGGGCGTGTCGGTGATGATCTACGACCAGACCTGCGCCACCGAGAAACGCCGCCGCCGCAAGCGCGGCAAGCTGGTGGACCCGGCCAAGCGTGCCTTCATCAACCCGGCGGTGTGCGAGGGCTGTGGCGACTGCAGCGTGAAATCCAACTGCCTGTCCGTGCTGCCGCTGGAAACCGAACTGGGGCGCAAGCGCCAGATCGACCAGAACGCCTGCAACAAGGACTTCTCCTGCGTCGAGGGCTTCTGCCCGAGCTTCGTCACCGTGCACGGCGGCAGCCTGCGCAAGCCGGAAGCAGCGGGTGCCAAGGCGCTCTTCGTGGCCCTGCCGGAGCCGCGTCAGCCGAGCCTGGAGCGTCCCTGGAACATTCTCCTGCCGGGCGTCGGCGGCAGTGGCGTGACCACCGTCGGCGCGCTGCTGGGCATGGCCGCGCACATCGAAGGCAAGGGCTGCACCGTGCTCGACCAGGCTGGTCTGGCGCAGAAGTTCGGCCCGGTGATCACCCACATCCGCATCGCCGCCAGGCAGGATGACATCTATGCCGTGCGCATCGCCGCCGGCGAAACCGACCTGCTGCTGGGCTGTGACCTGGTGGTGGCCGCCAGCGAGGAAGCCCTGGCCAAGCTCAACGAGCGCATTGCCCACGCGGTGGTGAACAGCCATGAAGCCGCCACGGCCGAGTTCACCCGCAACCCCGACGCCCAGGTTCCCGGCGCGGCCATGCGCGAAGCCCTGGCCGAAGCGGTGGGCGAGTCCAAGACCCACTTCGTCGACGCCACCCGCCTGGCCACGCGCCTGCTGGGCGACAGCATCGCCACCAACCTGTTCATGCTCGGCTACGCCTACCAGCGCGGCTTGGTGCCCATCTCCGCCGAGGCCATCGACAAAGCCATCGAGCTCAACGGTGTGTCCGTGGTCCTCAACCAGCAGGCCTTCCTCTGGGGCCGTCGTGCCGCCCACGACCTGGTGGCGGTGGAGAAGCTGGCCAAACCGGCGGAGGTAGAGGCGCCGCGTTGCGAAACGGTCGAAGAGATCGTCCAGTACCGTGCCGATCACCTGCGTGCCTACCAGGATGCCGCCTATGCCGAGCGCTATCGCGCCCTGGTGGAGCGCGTGCGGCAGGCCGACAGCGGCGAGGACAAGGCCCTGACCCGCGCCGTCGCCCGTTACTACGCCAAGCTCCTGGCCTACAAGGACGAGTACGAAGTCGCCCGTCTCTACAGCGACAGCGCCTTCCGCAAGCAGCTGGAGGCGCAGTTCGAGGGTGACTACCACCTCGAATTCCACCTGGCGCCGTCCTGGCTGGCCAAGCCCGATCCGCTGACCGGCGAGCCGCGCAAGCGCCGCTTCGGCCCCTGGATGCTCAAGGCCTTCGGTGTGCTGGCCGGCTTCAGGTTCCTCCGTGGCACGGCCTTCGACCTTTTCGGCTACAGCCACGAGCGCAAGCTCGAGCGGGAGCTGATCGGCGAGTACGAAGCCCTGGTGACACTGATCCTCAAGGAGCTGAAGCCGAGCAACTACGCCACCGCCGTGGCCCTGGCCGAACTGCCGGAACAGATCCGTGGCTACGGCCCGGTGAAGGAGCGCGCCCTGGCCAAGGTCCGCGAGCAGGAGAAGCAACTGCGTGCGCGCCTGACCGCCAACGAAATCCAGGTGCTGCACCTGTTCGACCCGGCCGCCTGA
- a CDS encoding Arc family DNA-binding protein, with product MRPMKQAIYSSRTADKFVVRLPEGMRERIAVVARNHHRSMNSEIIARLEQSMLQEGALDEGVSMRLDSPELTLHERELLQRFRQLSRRQQNALVALIAHDAELAAEES from the coding sequence ATGCGCCCTATGAAACAGGCTATCTATTCCAGTCGCACGGCTGACAAATTCGTCGTTCGCCTCCCCGAGGGCATGCGCGAGCGCATCGCCGTCGTGGCCCGCAACCACCATCGCAGCATGAACTCCGAGATCATCGCCCGCCTCGAGCAGAGCATGCTCCAGGAAGGCGCGCTGGACGAAGGTGTATCCATGCGCCTGGACAGCCCGGAACTGACCCTGCACGAGCGCGAACTGCTGCAGCGCTTCCGTCAGCTCTCGCGGCGCCAGCAGAATGCGCTGGTTGCACTGATTGCCCACGATGCGGAACTCGCAGCCGAGGAGTCGTGA
- a CDS encoding IS4 family transposase, translated as MSFQQQLLDLGELFNFSDLSTFTQNIPIEWVASALELSAQATIRRRRLPSDQVLWLVLGMALFRDEPVHEVARRLNICAQGLASDHLLARSGVTEARKRLGADPVEWLFRQTGQQWGCERYDGDSWQGLQVLAVDGALLRTPDTPELREHFGSGNTATDRQTPFPMLRLVALMNVRSHLILDAQLSPYRRSEMRLADAFVQQIPDHSVTLFDKGFWSADLLLGLNKGGDHRHWLIPARQGLVSEEVTRYGKGDRLLRMKVSPQARNRNPNLPTHWEVREVSYEVQGKVKTVLTSLPAERYSAKAVATLYRERWEIELGFRNIKSSLQQNAVTLRSKVKALVYQEVWGLLLAYNIIRREAGQAAVAFGRSPADIRFKPVAHYIAVQLIVMAAANPISATGRRLSELRAGIGGLFLDHRPKPSRPRTVKISKTRYPVDRKAAPLK; from the coding sequence ATGTCCTTTCAACAGCAGTTGCTCGACCTGGGCGAGTTGTTCAACTTCTCCGACTTGAGCACCTTCACCCAAAACATCCCGATCGAGTGGGTGGCGTCGGCGCTGGAGCTTTCTGCCCAGGCCACCATCCGCCGCCGGCGCCTGCCCAGTGATCAGGTGCTCTGGCTGGTGCTCGGCATGGCCTTGTTCCGCGACGAGCCGGTCCATGAGGTGGCGCGGCGCCTGAACATCTGCGCCCAGGGTCTGGCCTCCGACCACCTGCTGGCCAGAAGTGGGGTCACCGAGGCACGCAAACGGCTGGGGGCCGATCCGGTTGAATGGCTGTTTCGCCAGACGGGTCAGCAATGGGGGTGTGAGCGCTATGACGGCGATAGCTGGCAGGGCCTGCAGGTGTTGGCGGTGGATGGTGCACTGCTGCGCACCCCGGATACACCCGAACTGCGGGAGCATTTCGGCTCTGGCAATACCGCCACCGACCGTCAGACGCCGTTCCCCATGCTGCGTCTGGTGGCCCTGATGAATGTGCGCTCGCACTTGATTCTGGATGCCCAGCTGAGCCCATACCGGCGCAGTGAAATGCGCTTGGCCGATGCCTTTGTGCAGCAGATTCCCGACCATTCGGTGACCTTGTTCGACAAGGGGTTCTGGAGCGCCGATTTGCTGTTGGGGTTGAACAAGGGCGGTGACCACCGACATTGGTTGATCCCGGCCCGCCAGGGTCTAGTCAGCGAGGAAGTGACGCGTTATGGCAAAGGGGATCGCCTGTTGCGCATGAAGGTGTCGCCCCAGGCGCGAAACCGTAACCCGAACCTACCCACGCACTGGGAGGTGCGCGAGGTCAGCTACGAAGTCCAGGGCAAGGTAAAAACCGTTCTGACCTCGCTGCCGGCCGAGCGCTACAGCGCCAAGGCGGTCGCCACACTGTACCGGGAGCGCTGGGAGATCGAACTGGGCTTCCGGAACATCAAGAGTTCCCTGCAGCAGAATGCGGTGACCCTGCGCAGTAAGGTCAAGGCGTTGGTCTACCAGGAGGTCTGGGGATTGTTGCTGGCCTACAACATCATCCGCCGTGAGGCCGGTCAGGCGGCAGTCGCCTTCGGCCGCTCACCCGCCGACATCCGCTTCAAGCCGGTGGCTCACTATATCGCCGTGCAATTGATCGTGATGGCGGCGGCCAACCCGATTTCGGCCACGGGCCGTCGCCTGTCGGAGTTGCGAGCCGGTATTGGCGGGTTGTTTCTGGATCACCGCCCCAAGCCATCAAGACCCAGGACGGTGAAGATTTCCAAGACCCGCTACCCGGTGGACCGCAAGGCTGCTCCGCTTAAGTGA
- a CDS encoding Glu/Leu/Phe/Val dehydrogenase dimerization domain-containing protein, whose protein sequence is MSVFTHVEFDHHEQVVFGHDKATGLKAIIAIHNSNLGPALGGCRMWPYQNDEQALRDVLRLSRGMTYKSALANLPLGGGKAVIIGDPHRDKSEALFQAMGDFVDSLGGRYITAADSGTGVSEMRIMAERSRHVAGAGTREALGGGVRDGNPSPSTAYGTFVGIRMAVQHRLGRDDLTGLKVAIQGVGQVGFSLAQYLKAAGAQLWVCDIHEANARRAAEQLGATVVGQNEIYGLDVDVFAPCAMGGIVNPQTLEALRAPIIAGAANNQLADAGLAEELRRRGTLYAPDYAINAGGIIDVWYERSNGSEAALKQHVEGIGETLREIFVRADAEGRTTTAVADRIAEERFGRD, encoded by the coding sequence ATGTCCGTCTTCACCCACGTCGAGTTCGATCATCACGAGCAAGTGGTTTTCGGCCACGACAAGGCCACCGGTCTCAAGGCCATCATCGCCATCCACAACAGCAACCTCGGCCCGGCCCTCGGCGGCTGCCGCATGTGGCCCTACCAGAACGACGAACAGGCCCTGCGCGACGTGCTGCGCCTGTCCCGTGGCATGACCTACAAGTCCGCCCTGGCCAACCTGCCGCTGGGCGGCGGCAAGGCGGTGATCATTGGCGATCCGCACCGCGACAAGAGCGAAGCGCTGTTCCAGGCGATGGGTGACTTCGTCGACAGCCTGGGCGGCCGTTACATCACCGCCGCCGACTCCGGCACCGGCGTCAGCGAAATGCGCATCATGGCCGAGCGCAGCCGCCACGTGGCCGGCGCCGGCACTCGCGAGGCCCTGGGCGGCGGCGTGCGTGACGGCAACCCGTCGCCGTCCACCGCCTATGGCACCTTCGTCGGCATCCGCATGGCGGTACAGCACCGCCTCGGTCGCGACGACCTCACCGGGCTCAAGGTGGCCATCCAGGGCGTCGGCCAGGTGGGCTTCAGCCTGGCCCAGTACCTGAAGGCCGCCGGGGCCCAGCTCTGGGTCTGCGACATCCACGAAGCCAACGCCCGTCGTGCTGCCGAGCAACTGGGCGCCACGGTGGTCGGGCAGAACGAGATCTATGGCCTGGACGTGGATGTCTTCGCGCCCTGCGCCATGGGCGGCATCGTCAATCCGCAGACCCTCGAGGCCCTGCGCGCGCCGATCATCGCCGGCGCCGCCAACAACCAACTGGCCGATGCCGGCCTGGCCGAAGAGCTGCGTCGCCGCGGCACCCTCTACGCGCCGGACTACGCAATCAACGCCGGCGGCATCATCGATGTCTGGTACGAGCGCAGCAACGGCAGCGAAGCCGCGCTCAAGCAGCATGTCGAGGGCATCGGCGAGACCCTGCGGGAGATCTTCGTCCGCGCCGACGCCGAAGGCCGCACCACCACCGCCGTGGCCGACCGAATCGCCGAGGAGCGCTTTGGCCGCGATTGA
- a CDS encoding Lrp/AsnC family transcriptional regulator, translating into MQNALSPIDRKILRLLQHNADLSAAEVAEKVELSQSPCWRRIHRMQEEGLIERKVALLNPKLLGFSITVFVNIKLSAHGRNNLTEFEEAIVGYPEVQECYTMAGGSDYLLKVVAKDIASYERFLRDQLLQRPHVLEAHSNIAMSEVKRTTELPLD; encoded by the coding sequence ATGCAGAACGCCTTGAGCCCCATCGACCGCAAGATTCTCCGTCTGCTGCAGCACAATGCCGACCTTTCCGCCGCCGAAGTGGCGGAAAAGGTGGAGCTGTCGCAATCCCCCTGCTGGCGGCGCATCCACCGCATGCAGGAGGAAGGACTGATCGAGCGCAAGGTGGCGCTGCTCAATCCCAAGCTGCTGGGCTTCTCGATCACGGTGTTCGTCAACATCAAGCTGTCCGCCCACGGACGCAACAACCTCACCGAATTCGAGGAAGCCATAGTCGGCTACCCGGAAGTGCAGGAGTGCTACACCATGGCCGGCGGCTCGGATTACCTGTTGAAGGTGGTGGCCAAGGACATCGCCAGCTATGAGCGCTTCCTGCGTGACCAGTTGCTGCAACGGCCCCATGTGCTGGAGGCGCACTCGAACATCGCGATGAGCGAGGTCAAGCGCACCACGGAGCTGCCGCTGGACTGA